The DNA window tgtgtgtgcacgtgtgtgtgtgtgtctgtgtatgtgtatgagtgccCGAGCGTTCCCAGTCAGCTGGTCCTGGGCCCCTCTCAGGTGAGTCTCGAACCTGTGCTCGGCGAACCGCAGGTGCTGGCGGCGTGCTCCCAGGGGTTCCGCTGCACCGGGTTCGAGGTGAACCCCGTCCTGCTCGCCTACTCCCGAGCCAGGGCTCGCTGGAGCGGGGTCCCCGCCGGCCACGCTCGCTTCGTCAACCAGGACTTCTGGAAGGTACCGTGCGGAGGGACGCTGACAAGAGCCGCTTCTATCTGTCCTCTCTTCGGCACGAGACATTAGACCACAGTCCTGACTGGCCATTAAAGGCACTTTTCATGGAGCagggggttccccagtgtcctggaTAAATTCCCAATCTGACCCCCTAATCATCCCCCTGTTTCATTGGCTCCCCTTTCACTATAAAACACTTTGGGAACTCTGTGATTTTGAAATGCAACtcgttattatttttttaaattatgaagtttttttttttttatttcattacttcttcactttaaaaatgacaggaagAAACATATTCAAACTGAAGAGTTGCAGAAAATATAATGTAACGTAAAATATAGGGCAGCatacaaggaaaataaaatgtcttgaaAATATTTGACAGATTAAGATCATTTTtaatgagtgtgcgtgtgtgcgttctAATCTGGCGTGTATATCAGTAGTAGATGTATCCTGTGCAGGAGTTTTCTGCTCAAAGCGCCTTTGTCTCCACAGACGGATCTTTCCGGGTACAGCAACGTGACGGCGTTTTTGGCCCCTGGAGTGGTGAGTGTGTCACCCCGTGCTCGTGGGCCCTCCAGCACACGCTGAAGGGCCCCACCTCATCAGACAGCAACACGGCCTGCCTGGCTCTCTTTAGCCGTCCCGtttctttctttggatttcctttttcGCAATAAATTTCAAGGTATATTTGTGTAAAGGGCGGGTATCTCTTCTGTGTGGCAGTATTTATGTTTCAGTATCAAGGGTCGCGCACTGGATGACTCATCGTCCGGTTTAGGGTAACGTTTGGATGGCATTCACTTCCTCATGCACTTCCTCATTCACTTTCACTCTTTCAAGAGTGGACTTGAGTGAGATTGATCAGATTGAGTGAGTGGTCGGTTGGTTGATTAAATGGATTTACTTTAACTGACAGATACATTAATTGACTGAATGATTGTCTATTTGACTCAATTATAGTTTGGATGACAGATAAACTGATCGATCGACTGTTTGACTGTGTTTACAGTTTGGCTGATGGATAAGCTGCCTGATTGGTTGTGTTTACACTTTGGCTGATGGATAAGCTGCCTGATTGGTTGCGTTCACAGATGCAGGCGCTGGAGGAGAAGCTCCTGGCGGAGCTCCCTGACGACGGGCGCGTCGTCGCCTGTCGCTTCCCCTTCCCGCGCTGGACCCCCTCCCACACCGAGGGCTCCGGGCTCGACCGGGTCTGGGCCTATGACGTCATCGCCGTccgcaagccccgcccccaaaaccCTGCCGCCTGAACCCGTCGCAGAAAAACCCGGCACCAGTGAAAACAAACGCTCAGTTACGGTGATGTGCCTGCTGGAgaattaattacacatttgttCATGCTGGATGATGCTGCATCAAAGTTTGTTTTCTTCCACATGTGtaaaagctttcttttttttcttttcttttttttttcttttctttttttttttttttacttttcttggcataccattttataaacattttcacACCGTACAGCTTTAATTTCTGTACATGTTAAGATCTATAAACAGGATATTTTACAATTATATATACACCAAACTCCAGTAAATTATATGTTCAATGTTGAGTGAAAAcctagaaataaaaataatccttCTGACTGAAGATGTGCTAAACATCTGTCTGacattcagaacaaaaataaatacatatttgcaaGTTTGTGGTTTATATTAGTTGGTTGATCATAGTACAGTTATGTTGGTTTATGGTATTTTATTAGTTGTAGTACAGTTTAGGTTTACTGCAGTTTATTGGTTATAGTACAGTTGTTTTGCTTTATGGTTGGTTATATATACATCTGGTTTATGCACCATaacatgttcagtgttaaatcaactcttacagattACATAtggcagggatcagcaactcacggtcctcgagggccgagaactgctggttttccaccctccctttgcctgggggtcaggtgtgaagacagtctggccaatcggtggcactaattacccgggagaaaagaaaaccagggctggatttggatttgagggccagagttgctgatccctgacGTATGTTCTCAGTTAGACTCATATGTGCTCTGTCAGAGGTGAATTGGCACTGGAGCTTTCACTGTGTGGTACAGGTCAGTCGTtcggtgaggtgggggggggcgtgtcacGGGGGCAGTTTGGGCGTGGCTCAGGCCCCGTCGCAGGGCTGTCCCTACTCAAACAGCTGGTCCGGGAACACGTACGTGTCGTCCTGGACGGGGTGGTCCCGCATGGGATGGTTGCAGTAGATGGCGTCCGGCGCGTCGTTGTCGTAGACGCAGTCCTCGTCAGCGAGGCCGTCGGGGAGCTCGTACACCTCCTCGTGCCCCTGCTCCGACATCACGCGCCGGGCGGGGTCGCCGTGGTCGCCGTGGTCACCGCGGTCGCCGTGACCAGGTGCGGTCACGATCATCAGGTTCTCGTAGTACGCGCTCGCGTCCCCGCGAGGGTCCGGGTCGGGTTCCGGTCCCACCGCGGCGCGTCGCATCCCGGGGCAACCCGGCCCCGGCGGCGTCTTCGGCGGCAGCGGCGACCGCGCCCGTCCGGCTCGCGCCTCGAGGCGGCGCGTCCACCCGCGCCACGCCCTCCGCCGCCACCAGACCGCCAGGCCGGCGCACGCCAGGAAGACCGCGGCCGTGACGAGGTAGACGGCGAGGCGCGCGTCGGGAGCGCCGCCCTCCTCCGGGCAGCCGGGCGCCGTGCAGTTCTGCCCGAGAATGGTGGCGTTTCCCGCCTCCTCTCCCGGAGCCCTTGCCATCCGAGCCTCGGGTTCAGGTTCCCTGCCGTAAAAATCAGGGATGTGATTTTACCCTGATTTGATCCTGATTATTCATCGAAACGCTGATTTTTTTCAGACCTGAAAGGTCTCACCCAGAGGTGTGTGTCATAAGCGTACGTATGCTTAGAAAAAAGCTCTCTTGTTCTCTTTATTAGCTGACTGACAGGAGGAGAGAATGTTCAGAAATAAAGCGAAAGCATGGTGATCCCAGAGACACCCGGGGTCTGAAAAATTTCTATTTTCTGATTAATCAGCAGAGATCACATCGTCACAGCGCGATACACCAAAGAACTGCCACTGCCACGAATCTACTCAGTTTGCACATGTGGTTGACACTAGTATACTGTCTGTATTTACAgcatttatacaaaaaaaaaaaaaacaacatcgtTCAAATTTCCTGCGTTCTTGTGTAATGATCAGCCTATCTGTGTGCGGGGAAGTCCAGCATTCAGTATAAAgagttataaaaataataaaaataatgtcgGTGTGATGTCATTATGTTTGGCTGTAGTTCTACCAAGCATAGGCTAcactttaatttttaataatttttttgcatacaGATGACCCCCTGTATTTCACTCAGAATTTGGCATCGTCGAGAGGCTGTGTGGTCTGCTGTGGTGGACTTTACGGCAAGGCTAAAATTCTCGTGGAATTAAACCGTatgctaaataataatataacttAATTCACTTCTTCACAGTCTATACTATTTAAACGGTCAACACCTGATTTTAAACGAATAAGCCACGCATATTTCTGTAAAAATTTGGTTACTTGCCGAAGAATAGAACTGCTGTACAGCATATAGCCTAtttatctccctctttctgaATAGGCGTATCACTTATAGGTAATTAAACGCTTCGCAAATTTACAGCTAAGTTGACAAAAACAGAAGCCAGTAAATGCCATCAAGACAGAAATACGAAGCTTAACCTACCTCGATTTAATGGCCCCCTTACCGGTGGATGTTTTGCTTGTGTGAGCTGACCAAGTTTGCTAATGAAGTTGGTTTCAAGATCACTTCCTCGCATCTGTGTGGTTTTCAGGGACACCTCATTAATACCGCGCGCTCTCGGGCGCATATTCTAGCGGACAACATCCGTGAACTGTTTGTCTGACCATAGTCGAGTCACAACTGCAGACTAACATGagaaccttttttatttttaggctacAAGTCTGGCTACTGCCATatgtcagcatttttttttagtattcatGGTCTTAATGGTAAAACCATAGGTTGGCAACAAGGgatgtatctgtttctggttttcatgtcAACTTCTGGACTTAATTAGCACTAACATTTACGCCATCTGACATAAGAGCTACATTTCTCGTGACTGGCAGCCGAAGACTGTTCTTTCTTATATGAAACGTTTTACTGAGATCTAATCTACGGGTGAATCAGCTGGTTGTATACAGtcagttagctcatttagccagggtaattggtggaaacaaaaaccacacacactggccctccaggaccggaattGCATACCCTTGGGGAAAACGCACTGTAGATAACATTAAGTGTAATGCTATATCCTGACCGCACAGTGGCGATATAggatttaatttataaaatgataTGGTACTCTCAAATCCTGAAAACCGTGTTCGGATGGTATTCATGATAAGGCTTCGTGTGTGCATCTTAATTTCTCTTGTTTAGTGTTTTAATCgttagtgtttttatttttctcggATACTTTATTAACGTGTTTTACGCACGACATCACCTAGAGCAACTTCAATGAATGTTGTAATACATGGAGTCTCTTGGTGGCGACATGGTTACATctcttgtttatttaaaaaaaataattttacaagcGAAATGAGGATGGtgatgggggtggtggtgtttgAAGTGGTGGTTATGGTTGCTTTTGTTGATGATGTTTGGAGACATGGAGTAAGATGTATCAATTATTACCTACTTTagcaattatttttcaaatcctTAAATTTGTAAGTGGTTCGTGTAATATGTCTCCATTGGTTTAGGATTCTATCAGGGTGCCTGATAATGATAACATTATCCAAATTTGAACACGagttaaatgaaaacatgcacatttaacATATAAAGCAGATGGGCCAATTTTTCTAAGCTAAATATTTTCGGGCAATTGGATGTATTATTCCATGTTGACATTCTTTGTTACTATCGTCTCTTTCAAACTTGAGTAGTTTATTACTGCTTATACTGTATGACACATTAGTGGTAAGCTACGTGTATCATACTCCAGCAAATCCATTGTAATTTAAGTTGATATTGAGTATTAATGCTCAAACATTTTGCTTGccttatatatatttttcagttacATCTGTCACGTGTTTACAAAGCTGCAGCTTGCAAAGGCGTTTAGTGTCATGTTTTCAGCTCTCGTGCAAGAAAATTAGCCCTCCGCCAAATCAGTCATTCACAGAGCGAGCGACTTCATGACGTAAGAAAATGAAGGGGGGTTGAGGGCGCCGGCGTATAAAACCCGGCACCGAGACGAGACTTGCACCAGGATAAATTCCGCGAGCCAGAGCTGTACCGGCCCGTCATGGATATATTACGGAATATCGCACACCAGCCGAACAGCAAGATGTCCGAACAGACGCTCAACAAATCCTGCGAATTTCAAAAGAAGAAAGCGGAGGAGCATTCACAGGGACCCACGGAGACTTCGCGGATCATCACAGACTCCGTCACGGGGAAATGTTACTGCCGCGGGAAAGTACTGGGAAAGGTAAACTCAATGATGGAAATAACTCAGTCTACGGTGAACGTTTAGGTTTGTGCAGGAGTCAGCTCGGACTAACGGAAATAATAAGGCCACAGTATAGTAACAATTTACACTTGGAGAGGAAAACTGTCATTATTAGACATGGAAATCAATAATTAAGTAGAAGCAGTTTCAGTTTGTGCAACATTTTATGGCATTCCCGCAGTGTCCAAAAGCGGGACAAGTTGATCTTTATCTTTGtatgcttattgtgcacgagaacAAGCGTCGTCCTGAGCGTTAAAATTCTCAGTATAGAATCGAATTAAACCTAGTTTTATTGTCCACAGGGTGGCTTTGCGAAATGCTACGAGCTGACAGATCTGGCCACCGGCAAGGTGTACGCCGCGAAAATCATTCCGCACACGCGCGTGTCTAAGCCGCACCAAAGAGAAAAGGTAAGCGCGAGCTAATATAATGCTCTGGTGTGTTCTTATATTTAGAATTCAgtggaaaacaaatgtaatgcaaGACGATTTTCTCCCTCTGCTTGTTCTCTTGATAGATTGACAGGGAAATCGAGCTACACAAAGCGCTTCACCACAAGCACATCGTCCACTTCTACCAGCACTTCGAGGATAAAGACAACATATACATCCTGCTGGAATACTGCAGTAGGAGGGTGAGTGTTCTCCTTTCTTAAATAACGCATGTCCGTATACACTAACGCTCATTTTAacagtgttgttttttaaaatttattccGTTCATCGATCTCATATTGTATCCAGCCATTTGCATCGGGAGAGCTAGCTGTAGTCCGCGCGTAATAGCTTGCCGTTCGTAAATATTGCTTTGTCACGTTTGTCACGCGCTTTTAGGAAACTTGACTTGTGGGTAAAAGGTAAAAGTAACGCGCTTAGTCTCGGTTACTTTAGGACAAATTCAGCGGAATATAGTGAGTTGTGAAAGGCGTCTGCCAGGCAGACGGAGGTAGTAACAGCCGTGCGTGCAATAGTAACATAGCCTTGTCAAATGCGTGCTGGCGCGCGCCGCGTCTGCAGGCTCCGAACACCACGTTCCCTTGCAGTGGCACTCACGCTCCACGTTTCACGCTCTGTTCTCCGGCAGTCCTTGGCGCACATCCTCAAGGCGCGGAAGATTCTCACGGAGCCCGAGGTGCGGTACTACCTGCGGCAGATCATGTCCGGGATGCGCTACCTTCACGAGCACAAGATCCTGCACAGAGACCTGAAGCTTGGTAAGCCTGAGGGGACTAGGAGCACAAATCGGCTCCTTAAATtaaaactaccccccccccccctcagagagaTAAACTTTTAAATTAGAATTGGTGGTGCTGAGGGATGACCTCTAAATATTGAttgttttaataattgttttattcGCAGGGAACTTCTTCGTCAGCGAGTCCATGGAGCTGAAGGTCGGGGATTTTGGGCTGGCGGCCAGGCTGGAGCCGGTGGGGAGCAGGCGCAAGACGATCTGCGGGACGCCGAACTACCTCTCCCCCGAGGTCCTGAACAAGCAGGGACACTGCTGCGAGTCGGACGTCTGGGCCCTGGGCTGTGTCATGTgagtgaccccgccccctcccaattagccccgcccactcatgCGCCCCATGGCCGGCACCCTTTTATCGATCGGGGCTGAGCCTTTGCCCTTCAGCATCATGGCGATCAATTCATTCAATTAGTCTGCCACGGCTCTCTGTGCAGCCTCTAATTgatcagaaagagagagaatcagaTCATCCCACTGCAACAAAAAGGGGTCGAGGCTATCTaaccacagagaaaacaaagtgaTGGTTAAAATGTGCACGTTTCTTACTTGTCATTATGGGAAGCAGGTGCTTACAGCCACGCCCTCTCATCCAACAGGTACACCATGCTCCTGGGCAAGCCTCCGTTTGAGACCTGCAACCTGAAGGAGACGTACAGGTGTATCAGAGAGGCCAGGTATACCCTGCCCTCCACACTCTCCCTGCCAGCCCGACAGCTGATCGCCAGCATGCTGGCCAAGAACCCGCAGGACCGCCCCAGCCTGGAGAACATACTAACACACGAATTTTTCACAcaggtgcgtgtgtatgtgtgtgtatttgtgcatgtgcttgtctatatgtgtatgtatgtgtgtgtgcttttgtgtgtgtgtgtctgggtctgtgtgtatgtgcgtgtatgtgcacatgtgcttgtccgtgtgtgtgtgtacatgtgcgtgtgtgtgtgcatgtgtacatgtgcgcgtgtgtgtgtgagtacgtgtgtatGACGGtgtgcctcctctctctcagggttTCACTCCTGAACGCCTTCCAGCTTCCTGCTGCCACTCCACCCCAGATTTCCACCTGTCCAGCCCCACCAAGAGCTTCTTTAAGAAGGCCGCAGCTGCCCTGTTCGGGAGCAAGAAGGAGAAGGCCAAATACTACGAGAGTCTgagtacgtacacacacactcctaccatCACTAGAGTCTgagtatgtacacacacgctcCTACCACCAGTATCCTGAGTGGGTACTACTTCTGATCTGCCTGACGGGACTAGTGTGTCTCTCAGTCATACTCAGTCATACACAGTCAGAGCTGAGATGCGCGTGCTGCTGGGTGTTATTTCTGTGTGAttgatgtgtgtatgttcatacAGAGTTGAGATGCGCATGCTTCTGGGTGTTATTTCTGTGTGATTGATGTGTGAttgatgtgtgtatgttcatacAGAGCTGAGATGCGCGTGCTGCTGGGTGTTATTTCTGTGCGATTGATGTGTGATTGATGTGTGATTGATGTGTGCTTGATGTGTGCTTGATGTGtgattgatgtgtgtgtgtttattattcTCATAGATAAGCTGTCCAGAGAGGAGGATGAGATCTATAAGCTCCGTCAGGACCTGAGCAAGGCTGCCATTGGCCAGCAGCACTGCAGTCAGCCGTCTGAGGTGAGACACGTGAGCTAACACGCTACCTAAACCTACACACagtcacgcgcgcacacacacacacagacagacacacacactcacacacacatgcacgcagtgTGTGAAAGCACTTATGAAACTTAAGAGCCTCCTCCCCTATTTCtgccctctcccttcctctccttcctctccctttccAAACAGGAAGAGAAGCCTCCGGCAGGGAAATCCGTTGCCGTAGTGATGGAAGAGAACAGG is part of the Anguilla anguilla isolate fAngAng1 chromosome 10, fAngAng1.pri, whole genome shotgun sequence genome and encodes:
- the si:dkey-190g11.3 gene encoding ATP synthase subunit C lysine N-methyltransferase isoform X1, whose protein sequence is MEDSIEVILQDHSAKYLHRYPDNHALAAGSGALLAGCYGLWAMFVLPGFRRVPLRLKVPYLPSSVEQTANVMKLLQGRQGALADLGSGDGRLVSLEPVLGEPQVLAACSQGFRCTGFEVNPVLLAYSRARARWSGVPAGHARFVNQDFWKTDLSGYSNVTAFLAPGVMQALEEKLLAELPDDGRVVACRFPFPRWTPSHTEGSGLDRVWAYDVIAVRKPRPQNPAA
- the si:dkey-190g11.3 gene encoding adenine nucleotide translocase lysine N-methyltransferase isoform X2; translated protein: MEDSIEVILQDHSAKYLHRYPDNHALAAGSGALLAGCYGLWAMFVLPGFRRVPLRLKVPYLPSSVEQTANVMKLLQGRQGALADLGSGDGRLVLAACSQGFRCTGFEVNPVLLAYSRARARWSGVPAGHARFVNQDFWKTDLSGYSNVTAFLAPGVMQALEEKLLAELPDDGRVVACRFPFPRWTPSHTEGSGLDRVWAYDVIAVRKPRPQNPAA
- the plk2b gene encoding serine/threonine-protein kinase PLK2b: MDILRNIAHQPNSKMSEQTLNKSCEFQKKKAEEHSQGPTETSRIITDSVTGKCYCRGKVLGKGGFAKCYELTDLATGKVYAAKIIPHTRVSKPHQREKIDREIELHKALHHKHIVHFYQHFEDKDNIYILLEYCSRRSLAHILKARKILTEPEVRYYLRQIMSGMRYLHEHKILHRDLKLGNFFVSESMELKVGDFGLAARLEPVGSRRKTICGTPNYLSPEVLNKQGHCCESDVWALGCVMYTMLLGKPPFETCNLKETYRCIREARYTLPSTLSLPARQLIASMLAKNPQDRPSLENILTHEFFTQGFTPERLPASCCHSTPDFHLSSPTKSFFKKAAAALFGSKKEKAKYYESLNKLSREEDEIYKLRQDLSKAAIGQQHCSQPSEEEKPPAGKSVAVVMEENRQQSPDAVHTIVRGSLGSYNTEGLEDNRAGSTVTALISVMKNCLENMPKADDFPNENLGLNFLWVTKWVDYSNKYGFGYQLSNHVVGVLFNNGTHMSLLSDRKTVHFYADLGQCSFFSTNDVPEQFSGPVTILKYFSHYMEENLMDGGDVTSVVDTSVPPLYLLQWLKSDRALMMLFNDGTFQVNFYQDHTKVILSSLKQEYLLTYINEERVSTSYWLSALLANGCPDELRHRLDYALNMLLQKAD